One window from the genome of Nisaea sediminum encodes:
- a CDS encoding pyruvate, water dikinase regulatory protein, which yields MTDTDIHLHLVSDATGETNHQVVRACLVQFEGVRAREHVWSLVRTTGHIEKVLAAVSVYPGPVLFTLVNPELREQLELGCQQRRVPCISVLDTVVNALGNFLGQESHGRPGRQHELDAAYFNRIRAMDYTLAHDDGQMIHDLEDADIVIVGVSRTSKTPTSLYLANRGYATANIPVVPGVPLPKELYSLKRPFIVALTNDPNRLTQVRRNRMLMLQHSNETDYVDPEKVREEVVEARKAFTKAGWPVIDVTRRSIEETAAAVLQKYAKFHGLES from the coding sequence GTGACCGACACGGATATCCATCTTCACCTGGTATCGGACGCCACGGGCGAAACGAACCACCAGGTGGTCCGCGCCTGTCTGGTGCAGTTCGAGGGCGTGCGCGCCCGCGAGCATGTCTGGTCCCTGGTCCGCACCACCGGGCATATCGAAAAGGTCCTGGCTGCCGTCAGCGTCTATCCGGGGCCGGTGCTGTTCACACTGGTAAATCCGGAGCTCCGCGAGCAGCTCGAGCTCGGGTGCCAGCAGCGTCGCGTTCCCTGCATTTCCGTACTCGATACCGTGGTCAACGCGCTCGGCAATTTTCTCGGGCAGGAAAGCCACGGCCGCCCAGGTCGGCAGCACGAGCTCGACGCTGCGTATTTCAACCGGATCCGGGCAATGGATTACACGCTCGCCCATGACGACGGGCAGATGATCCACGATCTCGAGGATGCGGACATCGTGATCGTCGGGGTGTCCCGCACCTCGAAGACGCCGACCTCGCTCTATCTCGCCAACCGCGGCTATGCGACGGCGAACATCCCCGTGGTGCCGGGCGTTCCGCTGCCGAAGGAGCTCTACTCGCTGAAGCGCCCCTTCATCGTCGCGCTGACCAACGACCCGAACCGTCTGACCCAGGTTCGCCGCAACCGGATGCTGATGCTTCAGCACAGCAACGAGACCGACTATGTCGATCCGGAGAAGGTCCGCGAGGAAGTGGTCGAAGCACGCAAGGCCTTCACTAAAGCCGGCTGGCCGGTGATCGATGTGACCCGCCGTTCGATCGAAGAGACGGCGGCGGCTGTGCTGCAGAAATACGCGAAATTCCACGGATTGGAATCCTGA
- a CDS encoding Maf family protein, producing MSSDLDVSPLSGNGEKPVVLASGSRTRADMLRAAGLPVEIRKPSVDEAEFKRSLRAEGASAAEVATFLAEMKANTVSRARPEALVIGADQMLDLEGSWFDKPEDRAGAAEHLRKLSGKRHTLISSVVVSAGGTRIWHHVATASLLVRPLSEEFIRAYLDTIGDRALDSVGAYQLESVGAQLFTSVEGDFFTVLGLPLLPLLDFMRTRGALRV from the coding sequence ATGTCGAGCGATCTCGATGTGTCGCCCCTCAGCGGCAACGGGGAAAAGCCGGTCGTGCTGGCGTCCGGCAGCCGGACCCGCGCGGACATGTTGCGTGCGGCGGGGCTGCCGGTCGAAATCCGCAAACCTTCCGTCGACGAAGCCGAGTTCAAGCGCAGCCTCCGGGCCGAGGGCGCAAGCGCGGCGGAGGTTGCCACTTTCCTCGCCGAAATGAAGGCGAACACGGTTTCCCGCGCCCGTCCGGAAGCGCTTGTGATTGGCGCCGACCAGATGCTCGATCTCGAAGGGAGCTGGTTTGACAAACCGGAGGACCGCGCGGGCGCGGCGGAACACCTCCGCAAACTCTCCGGCAAACGGCATACCCTGATCAGCTCCGTCGTCGTGTCGGCGGGCGGGACACGGATCTGGCACCATGTCGCGACGGCCAGCCTGCTGGTCCGTCCGCTTTCGGAGGAGTTCATCAGGGCCTATCTGGACACGATCGGCGATCGCGCCCTCGACTCCGTCGGCGCCTATCAGCTGGAATCCGTCGGCGCGCAGCTTTTCACCTCGGTCGAGGGCGACTTCTTCACCGTGCTCGGCCTGCCGCTCTTGCCGCTCCTGGATTTCATGCGGACGCGCGGCGCGCTGCGGGTCTGA